The following proteins are encoded in a genomic region of Saccharopolyspora antimicrobica:
- a CDS encoding GNAT family N-acetyltransferase — MTAIPDVTMRPITGPGELDLFCGLPYVLDDELADDLATGRRQPGRMWVALRGDELLARVAWWNRPGDEAPRILDVVDVGAGCVDTGVQLLRTAMAAVVPAGSLPPLYSRFVPPDWREDPASKQVVDDRMAVLEELGAELFVERLRLVWQPGAAVPEPSGRLRFRPVGDTEELLELMTAVLDGTLDAHSRDDLTRRSAREVAVEQYESEFARFSSPREWWRIATLPGGEPVGFVIPAHNGYNATIAYLAVLPAHRGNGYIDDVLAEGIRVLAEQDVPRIRAATDLGNVPMAKAFERAGFVDFQREITMTWS, encoded by the coding sequence TTGACCGCGATTCCCGACGTGACCATGCGGCCCATCACCGGTCCCGGCGAGCTCGACCTGTTCTGCGGGCTGCCCTACGTCCTCGACGACGAGCTGGCCGACGACCTCGCCACCGGTCGCCGGCAGCCGGGCCGGATGTGGGTCGCGCTGCGCGGCGATGAGCTGCTGGCCCGGGTGGCCTGGTGGAACCGGCCGGGCGACGAGGCGCCGCGGATCCTGGACGTGGTCGACGTCGGAGCCGGCTGCGTTGACACCGGCGTCCAGCTGCTGCGCACCGCGATGGCAGCCGTCGTGCCCGCCGGTTCGCTGCCGCCGCTGTACAGCCGCTTCGTCCCGCCGGACTGGCGCGAGGACCCGGCGAGCAAGCAGGTGGTCGACGACCGCATGGCGGTGCTGGAAGAGCTCGGCGCCGAGCTCTTCGTGGAGCGGTTGCGCCTGGTGTGGCAGCCCGGGGCCGCGGTTCCCGAGCCCAGCGGGCGGCTCCGGTTCCGGCCGGTCGGCGACACCGAGGAGCTCCTGGAGCTGATGACCGCGGTCCTGGACGGGACGCTGGACGCGCACTCCCGCGACGACCTGACCCGGAGGTCCGCCCGCGAGGTGGCCGTCGAGCAGTACGAGAGCGAGTTCGCCCGCTTCAGCAGCCCGCGGGAGTGGTGGCGGATCGCGACGCTGCCGGGCGGTGAACCGGTGGGATTCGTCATCCCGGCCCACAACGGCTACAACGCCACGATCGCCTACCTCGCGGTCCTGCCCGCACACCGCGGCAACGGCTACATCGACGACGTCCTCGCGGAGGGCATCCGCGTGCTCGCCGAGCAGGACGTCCCGCGCATCCGGGCGGCCACCGACCTCGGCAACGTCCCGATGGCGAAGGCCTTCGAACGCGCCGGGTTCGTCGACTTCCAGCGCGAGATCACCATGACCTGGAGCTGA
- a CDS encoding TetR/AcrR family transcriptional regulator: MPRPRVHDLDRVLDVAERLVVEVGPERLTVRRLSAESGVPNGAIYHAFGSLPALRGRMWLRAADEFLNLQAELIDEALGAAPAPGVGAAVNAVVAAADAPARFAERRPTAARMLMTVRREQLLGPDLPEELADALLGLDRRLVSEVLCRLASALWGRRDGPSVEVITTCVVDLPTALLRRALSQITADGTVQITADVRGRLEAAVRAILDREPPRRGQADGPPLSAEDAPTSRPEGQG; this comes from the coding sequence ATGCCCCGACCGCGCGTGCACGACCTTGACCGGGTGCTGGACGTCGCCGAGCGGCTCGTCGTGGAAGTCGGGCCGGAACGACTCACCGTGCGCCGCCTCTCGGCGGAGAGCGGCGTGCCCAACGGCGCAATATACCACGCTTTCGGCTCGTTGCCCGCGTTGCGCGGGCGGATGTGGCTGCGGGCCGCCGATGAGTTCTTGAACCTGCAGGCGGAACTCATCGATGAGGCGCTGGGCGCCGCACCTGCACCGGGCGTCGGGGCAGCGGTGAACGCAGTGGTCGCCGCCGCCGACGCACCGGCGAGGTTCGCGGAGCGGCGGCCGACGGCCGCTCGGATGCTGATGACGGTGCGCCGAGAACAGCTGCTCGGACCCGACCTTCCCGAGGAACTCGCCGACGCGCTGCTCGGCTTGGACCGGAGGCTGGTGTCGGAGGTGCTGTGCCGCTTGGCGTCTGCGTTGTGGGGGCGCAGGGACGGCCCGAGCGTCGAAGTGATCACGACGTGCGTGGTGGATCTGCCGACCGCACTGCTGCGCCGAGCTCTCAGCCAGATCACCGCGGACGGCACGGTCCAGATCACCGCGGACGTGCGCGGGCGCCTCGAAGCGGCCGTGCGGGCGATCCTCGACCGCGAGCCGCCCAGACGCGGGCAGGCCGACGGACCACCGCTCTCCGCGGAAGACGCGCCGACGAGCCGACCTGAAGGACAGGGATGA
- a CDS encoding bifunctional allantoicase/(S)-ureidoglycine aminohydrolase, whose amino-acid sequence MSEPSYYAPEGGLPSQMTLLTDRAVVKEAYTVIPRGVLRDIVTSNLPGWDNTRSWILARPIAGFATTFAQYIVEVGPGGGSTKPEPESGVESVLFLLTGNLDVTIEGEKHELTPGGYAYLPAGASWSVANSSDAVATFQWVRKAYEAVEGIPAPKAFAVQEQDIEPTPMPDTDGAWATTRFVDPNDLSHDMHVNIVTFEPGAAIPFAETHVMEHGLYVLEGKAVYRLNDDWVEVEAGDFMWLRAFCPQACYAGGPGKFRYLLYKDVNRQIKLT is encoded by the coding sequence TTGAGCGAGCCGTCGTACTACGCCCCCGAGGGTGGCCTGCCGTCGCAGATGACGCTGCTGACCGACCGCGCCGTCGTGAAGGAGGCCTACACCGTCATCCCGCGCGGTGTCCTCCGCGACATCGTCACCAGCAACCTGCCGGGGTGGGACAACACCCGCTCGTGGATCCTCGCCCGGCCCATCGCCGGGTTCGCCACGACCTTCGCGCAGTACATCGTCGAGGTCGGGCCGGGCGGCGGCAGCACGAAGCCGGAGCCGGAGAGCGGCGTGGAGTCGGTGCTGTTCCTGCTCACCGGCAACCTCGACGTGACCATCGAGGGCGAGAAGCACGAGCTCACCCCGGGCGGTTACGCCTACCTGCCCGCGGGCGCGAGCTGGTCGGTGGCCAACTCCTCCGACGCGGTGGCGACCTTCCAGTGGGTGCGCAAGGCCTACGAGGCCGTCGAGGGCATCCCGGCGCCGAAGGCGTTCGCGGTGCAGGAGCAGGACATCGAGCCGACGCCGATGCCCGACACCGACGGCGCCTGGGCGACCACGCGGTTCGTCGACCCGAACGACCTCTCGCACGACATGCACGTCAACATCGTGACGTTCGAGCCGGGCGCGGCGATCCCGTTCGCCGAGACGCACGTGATGGAGCACGGCCTCTACGTCCTGGAGGGCAAGGCCGTCTACCGGCTCAACGACGACTGGGTCGAGGTCGAGGCCGGTGACTTCATGTGGCTGCGCGCCTTCTGCCCGCAGGCCTGCTACGCCGGTGGCCCCGGCAAGTTCCGCTACCTGCTGTACAAGGACGTCAACCGCCAGATCAAGCTGACCTGA
- a CDS encoding GNAT family N-acetyltransferase, which produces MSTTDPTPRHCPPELLAGAKKISVGPELTGLLWTDVRTRLSGPARQYLRRTFPAVAVQAFTATTEQYWEDWLSDGNLDELSGLVVVLDSTGLPVAWVASNDRSFGGRRCFYANSAGVHPEHQGTGISSTIWRALLRAAIVRAAPRSLYAVMRTGNPLVYGAWSAATGRTDTTWPAPGIPIPEHIRRIAADAAADLGQADRLNPRTSVITDAYDDTEAGLWTQRPTSDRADVDEWFATLLGPRDAIVLVVAFHPIRVMIDEVLRQARRTLGLRSSRSARSSRARD; this is translated from the coding sequence ATGAGCACCACTGACCCGACTCCTCGGCACTGCCCGCCCGAGCTGCTCGCCGGAGCGAAGAAGATCTCCGTCGGCCCCGAGCTCACCGGGTTGTTGTGGACCGACGTGAGGACCCGGCTTTCCGGGCCGGCTCGGCAGTACCTGCGCCGCACCTTCCCGGCCGTGGCCGTGCAGGCGTTCACGGCCACGACCGAGCAGTACTGGGAGGACTGGCTGTCCGACGGCAACCTCGACGAGTTGTCCGGCCTCGTCGTCGTCCTCGACTCCACCGGCCTCCCGGTGGCGTGGGTAGCCAGCAACGACCGCAGTTTCGGCGGGCGCAGGTGCTTCTACGCCAATTCCGCCGGGGTGCACCCGGAGCACCAGGGAACCGGTATTTCCAGCACGATCTGGCGCGCCTTGCTGCGCGCGGCGATCGTCAGAGCCGCGCCGCGCAGCCTGTACGCGGTGATGCGCACGGGCAATCCCCTCGTGTACGGCGCGTGGTCGGCAGCCACGGGAAGGACCGATACCACGTGGCCCGCCCCGGGCATCCCGATTCCGGAGCACATCCGGCGCATCGCGGCGGATGCCGCCGCCGACCTCGGTCAAGCCGATCGACTGAACCCCCGCACCTCGGTCATCACCGATGCCTACGACGACACCGAAGCCGGCCTGTGGACGCAGCGCCCCACATCCGATCGCGCGGACGTCGACGAGTGGTTCGCCACGCTCCTCGGGCCGCGCGACGCGATCGTGCTCGTCGTGGCGTTCCACCCGATCCGGGTCATGATCGACGAAGTCCTGCGTCAGGCACGCCGCACCTTGGGGCTGCGCAGCAGCCGCTCAGCCCGGAGCTCACGAGCGCGCGACTAA
- the mca gene encoding mycothiol conjugate amidase Mca codes for MTPRLMSVHAHPDDESSKGAATLAHYAAGGAEVLVVTCTGGERGDVLNPALDRPEIRADIAAVRRREMAAAAEILGVRQQFLGFTDSGLPAAGEPLPAGCFALERTEVAAAALVALIREFRPHVIITYDESGGYPHPDHIKTHEVTVEAFDAAGDPHRYPEAGTAWRPLKLYYQAALSRKWFRALHEAMLHRGVPSLIGPVLDDWPDDAPELEVTTRVHCQEHFATRDRAALAHATQMGPDSPFFAHPREIEREVWPTEDYHLARSAVPTSIPEHDLFAGISSRSW; via the coding sequence ATGACCCCGCGCCTCATGAGCGTGCACGCCCACCCCGATGACGAGTCCAGCAAGGGCGCGGCGACGCTGGCGCACTACGCGGCCGGAGGAGCGGAAGTCCTCGTCGTCACCTGCACCGGCGGCGAACGCGGTGACGTGCTCAACCCGGCGCTGGACCGGCCCGAGATCCGGGCGGACATCGCCGCCGTCCGCAGGCGGGAAATGGCGGCAGCGGCCGAAATCCTCGGCGTGCGGCAGCAGTTCCTCGGGTTCACCGACTCCGGGCTGCCCGCCGCGGGAGAGCCGTTGCCTGCGGGCTGCTTCGCGCTGGAGCGCACCGAGGTGGCGGCAGCGGCCCTGGTGGCGCTCATCCGCGAGTTCCGGCCGCACGTGATCATCACCTACGACGAGTCCGGCGGTTACCCGCACCCGGACCACATCAAGACCCACGAGGTGACCGTCGAGGCCTTCGACGCGGCAGGCGATCCGCACCGCTACCCGGAAGCCGGGACGGCGTGGCGCCCGCTGAAGCTCTACTACCAGGCCGCGCTGTCCCGGAAGTGGTTCCGGGCACTGCACGAGGCGATGCTGCACCGGGGCGTGCCCTCGCTCATCGGCCCGGTGCTCGACGACTGGCCCGACGACGCACCCGAACTGGAGGTCACCACCCGGGTGCACTGCCAGGAGCACTTCGCGACCAGGGACCGGGCCGCCCTCGCCCACGCCACCCAGATGGGGCCGGACAGCCCGTTCTTCGCCCATCCCAGGGAAATCGAGCGCGAGGTCTGGCCCACCGAGGACTACCACCTGGCCCGGTCGGCGGTGCCCACCAGCATTCCCGAGCACGACCTGTTCGCCGGGATCAGCTCCAGGTCATGGTGA
- a CDS encoding TetR/AcrR family transcriptional regulator codes for MGLRDRRKRQTRQEISDIATRLFTERGFDEVTIAQVAAAAGVAKMTVTNHFPRKEDLVLDIHEEFIARLGEVVAGRTPGESPLAALRRAYFEDLARRDAMLGFSSPSFARLITESPTLLARLREIHEEREAALAAVLARETDEFTAALTAAHAIAVHRALFREVQRRTLAGQDADEIAAALEPLAVQAFDALQRLPGAD; via the coding sequence ATGGGACTGCGGGACCGGCGAAAGCGGCAGACGCGACAGGAGATCTCCGACATCGCCACCCGGCTGTTCACCGAGCGCGGCTTCGACGAGGTGACGATCGCGCAGGTGGCAGCCGCGGCCGGGGTGGCGAAGATGACCGTCACCAACCACTTCCCGCGCAAGGAGGACCTGGTCCTCGACATACACGAGGAGTTCATCGCCCGTCTCGGCGAGGTCGTCGCCGGGCGCACCCCCGGCGAATCACCGCTTGCGGCGCTGCGGCGCGCCTACTTCGAGGACCTGGCCCGGCGCGATGCGATGCTCGGGTTCTCCAGCCCGTCTTTCGCCCGCCTGATCACCGAAAGCCCGACGTTGCTGGCCCGGTTGCGGGAGATCCACGAGGAGCGGGAAGCCGCGCTTGCTGCCGTGCTGGCGCGCGAAACCGACGAGTTCACCGCTGCTCTCACCGCCGCGCACGCCATCGCGGTGCACCGGGCGCTGTTCCGCGAAGTCCAGCGGCGCACGCTCGCCGGGCAGGACGCCGACGAGATCGCCGCTGCGCTCGAACCCCTCGCGGTGCAGGCGTTCGACGCGTTGCAGCGGCTCCCCGGCGCGGACTAG
- a CDS encoding DHA2 family efflux MFS transporter permease subunit, giving the protein MTAPTAARPDERTDAELWRTAGILLCAAVLAGLDATIVNVGIDAVARDLGAPLSTVQWVMTGYLLAVSVVMPISGWASERFGAKRMWLFAVALFIGGSALCGLAWSAPALIAFRVVQGIGGGMMQPIGQAMVAQAAGPARMGRIMAVTSVPVMFAPVLGPVLGGLIVQGLDWRWMFLVNLPIGAAVLAVAARSLPSTGARMPQNRLDLRGLLLISPGLAAVVYGFTAVGEAGGFAAPGALLPLLLGSALLIAYAVHALRGRGTPLIDLRFFARRGFAAATGNSFLLGASLYSSMLLIPLYYQQVQQVSALEAGLLLAPQALGTALTTYLAGRLADRFGPRPLLLTGIAASLLGTLAFTQLAAQPPDWLLTASLVLRGIGMGLTMAPGMAAVYRSVARHEAPRAASALNVLNRVGGSLGTAVLVVVVQNGDPGPAAFGDAFWWAFGLTALSLVPAFLFPPREGGSA; this is encoded by the coding sequence ATGACGGCTCCAACCGCCGCTCGACCTGACGAGCGGACGGACGCCGAGTTGTGGCGCACGGCGGGCATCCTGCTCTGCGCAGCGGTTCTGGCGGGACTGGACGCGACGATCGTCAACGTCGGCATCGACGCGGTCGCGCGGGATCTGGGTGCGCCGCTGAGCACCGTGCAATGGGTGATGACCGGTTACCTGCTCGCGGTGTCGGTGGTGATGCCGATCTCGGGCTGGGCGTCGGAGCGCTTCGGCGCCAAGCGGATGTGGCTGTTTGCGGTGGCGTTGTTCATCGGCGGCTCGGCTCTGTGCGGGCTGGCGTGGTCGGCCCCGGCGCTGATCGCCTTCCGCGTGGTGCAGGGCATCGGCGGCGGCATGATGCAGCCGATCGGCCAGGCGATGGTGGCCCAGGCCGCCGGTCCCGCCCGGATGGGGCGGATCATGGCGGTGACCTCGGTTCCGGTGATGTTCGCGCCGGTGCTCGGGCCGGTGCTCGGCGGGCTGATCGTGCAGGGCCTGGACTGGCGGTGGATGTTCCTGGTCAACCTGCCGATCGGCGCGGCCGTGCTGGCCGTCGCGGCGCGATCGCTGCCGTCGACCGGTGCGCGGATGCCGCAGAACCGGCTGGACCTGCGCGGTCTGCTGCTGATCTCGCCCGGACTGGCCGCCGTGGTCTACGGGTTCACAGCGGTGGGGGAGGCAGGCGGTTTCGCCGCGCCAGGTGCACTCCTGCCGCTGCTGCTCGGCTCGGCGCTGCTGATCGCCTACGCGGTCCACGCCTTGCGCGGCCGCGGCACACCACTGATCGACCTGCGGTTCTTCGCGCGACGAGGATTCGCCGCGGCCACCGGCAATTCGTTCCTGCTCGGTGCCTCGCTGTACAGCTCGATGCTGCTGATCCCGCTGTACTACCAGCAAGTCCAGCAGGTCAGCGCACTGGAGGCCGGACTGCTGCTGGCGCCGCAGGCGCTGGGCACCGCGCTCACCACGTACCTGGCCGGGAGGCTGGCCGACCGGTTCGGCCCGCGCCCGCTGCTGCTCACCGGCATCGCCGCGTCCCTGCTGGGAACGCTGGCGTTCACCCAGCTCGCCGCGCAGCCCCCAGACTGGCTGCTGACCGCATCCCTGGTGCTGCGCGGCATCGGGATGGGTTTGACGATGGCGCCCGGCATGGCCGCGGTCTACCGCAGCGTGGCCCGGCACGAAGCGCCGCGAGCGGCGAGCGCGCTGAACGTGCTCAACCGGGTCGGCGGCTCGCTCGGCACGGCCGTGCTCGTAGTCGTTGTGCAGAACGGCGATCCGGGACCAGCGGCGTTCGGTGACGCCTTCTGGTGGGCGTTCGGCCTCACCGCGCTGAGCCTCGTCCCCGCTTTCCTGTTCCCGCCCCGAGAAGGAGGATCGGCATGA